The genomic interval GCATGCTCATCGGGCACAATGTTGCGGTCGGCGATGAGATGCTGGCCAGGCAGATCGCTTTGTGCGCCCAGTATGCCGAGCGATTCAGGGATCTGCCGGGGCTTCTGTACTACATCAACGGCGATTATCAGATGATGCTCGGCCAACATCCGAAGGAGGTCGAGATCCTCTGGAACCGCTGGCTCAAGGATCGTTACGAGACAACGGACAAGCTGCGCGCGGCATGGGCGCCGACGCCGGTCAACGCAGAGCTGGGCAGTCTGGCTTTCTGGCCACCGGACGGCGGAAAATGGAACGACACGGCCATCGTCGACCGCATGAGGTTTCAGAACTGGCTCACCCGGCGTTGGAACGAGTCGCACGTCGCGGCGATCCGCAAACACGACAACGGCCACCCGATCACTTCGGAGTACTATCAGATCCCCTTTGCCGGGATGGACCTCATTCAGACCATCGACGGGCAGGATGTCAGCAACTTCGGCTTCTTCAGCACGCCGGGCAAGGACATCGACATTCTGCCGCTCAAGATCCGGTTCAACGACCTGCGGGTTCGCGGTAAGGGAGTCGCCCTGGGCGAGTACGGCGTCAAGACGCACCCGGCCTGGACCGTTGAGAATGGGGCAACCGACTACCACATCGTTCGCAGCGAAGAAGAGCAGATTCGACTGTTCATGGCCGTCGCACACTACGCACTGGGCATGGGAGCCGGCAAGGTTCAGAACTGGTGCCTGCAGGATGCGCAGGATTCCGTTTTCCCTTGGGGGTTGTTCTATCCGAATCGGCTTATCCCGAAGGACGTTGCGTACGTGCATCGCAATCAGTCGCTCATCTGGCGGCATTTCGCGCCGCGTTACGTTCCATCCAGGCTGACGGTGTGCATCCCGAACAACCTGCGGCTGGGCAACTTCGAGGCCATCGGCCGGGATGTGGCCGACCGCACCTTCGAAACCCTGCTCGGCCTGCATTACGATTTCAACGTCATCGACGACCATCACCTTGCGGACGTGCCGGACGATACGAAGGCCATCATATACCCGTCGCCCTTTTCTCTTGGTGACGAGACGTACCAGCAGCTTCTGACGCTTGCGAGAAGAGGCGTGCATATCCTGGTCACCGGCGACATCTCATACGACGAGAACCGCAAGCGGACTCGGACGCAGCGTCTGAAGGAGCTGGCCGGCGTTGAGTTCGTTGGTGAGGAGTATCCGAACATCGAACGGCCGATGGAAGCGAGCATGGATACCACGTCCACGAAGCCGAACGACTTGGCCGACGCCCTGTACCCGTGCATTCGGGTGCGGCCGTCTGCAGCACAGGTCCTCCAGGCTCGCGCGGACGGCACCCCCCTGCTGGTTCGCCACAACGACGTCTTCTTGTGCCTCGATCCGCTCGAACTGGGCGGTGACGCCGCTGCCGCCGAGCCCCGTCGCCACGTCTACTCCCTGTTTCTGGAGACGACGAGCGCAAAACCTTTGCCCATCGAGCCGAACGAACCGTGGTTGCACGTCATGGCCCAACCCACTGCCAAAGGCACGGTCCACGTGGTTTACAATCGTCGAACAGACCCGGGACATCAGGAAGTGACCGTCCACACGGCCGCGGGCCACGTGAGACTGAACACGAAGAATGGATGGCCGGCACTGGCGGCCGTCACAGATGAGGGTAAGGTCGTGGCGGTTAACGCATTCGGCGAGGCTTCGATCGGCGATGAGCCGTTGCTGCGCGGTATGGGCATGAAGGCCTTGTTGTCGCTCGACGGCCAGGACCTGCGGCAGTCTCAGGCGATCCTGGTTACGCCGTTCCAGCCAGGCACTCTCATGATGTCGTCTTCAACCACGGCGGATGACACGGCGAGCGTTCATGTGCTGGATTTCTCGGGCGGTCAATGGAGGGAACACGAGAACCTGTCGATCGACTCTCGCAATGCGATGGTTGAGATCGACTCGGACAGGGCGACATGCGTGCTGGTGCTGGATCGCGGGTCGGACGGCCGATGGCGGGAGCACCTGACGCAGGCTATGCTGAGACCTGCATCAATCGACGGTTATTGACGGCCGGAGCACCATGTCCGTGCAGGAGGCAAATCATGAGGATTCACCGCATGCACCGTTCCACTGTAGCCGTGCTGGCCATGCTGGCCAATCTGATCTGCCCGCAGCCATCTCTTGCGGCCGAGCCTTTCGACTACTTCTCCAACTCATGGAGCGTCATCGGTCTGAAAGACTACAAAGACGGCACGCGGATCACTCCTGACAACCGGCTTCTGCTGTCCGACGGTTGCGAGTTGCGGATCCGGATCGGTCAAGGCAAGCATCGGCTCAGCCGGGAACAGACCAAGACGCTCATGGATGGGTGGCTGCCGGTCGTGCAGCTCACCGCCCAAGATGAAAGCATCCGCTATGACATGACGATGTGGGCCACCCCCCTGCCGACGGTCAAGGACTGGCAGAAGGCGTTC from Phycisphaerae bacterium carries:
- a CDS encoding beta-galactosidase, whose protein sequence is MERALRSFCVFWMLFNGIEAFGQPATQPVPATRPAAAILHQPDMPVQGTASSPETIAAILRRAGLQTRLISAKEMADQSILNPTAFDILVLPTGESFPVEARDNVIKFLHDDGNLITMGGYAFNHLLRFENGQWRSEEDVCRTRLEQTTRKDRSLIANGDMERVQELAEPGRASAGQWTRTSPNCLIVRESPYEGQWCAKAVVRPGDADKGPTFWQEVPCKPGTMYQVSGWLRSERVIETGMAYIALYQHDGQGTLVTFNDFAVARGTTNWTHHKLNVTTGPNVGRLVVKFGLYQTHGAAWFDDIRLSDITGGRVRPMNTSTGKPMDGLVVAPEQIGMFDPSYPLKRAVGIRTAAGQRFFASEIGVSQPLTGWAASGVIGSNNARWIPLFETVDRYGRHRGAAGAMLVHYNGHYAGSCWAYFGVDNVNLFAETHGAMAQGLANVARFMTAKTFLRNLKTDHRFYKPGEQATASVAIDNRGRSASRVKITITASGAEGDPHEPDGAPPLRQEYVVTIPAGKAEEIAAQITIPETPQNLYEVRAILEPPRGTPDSAIIDEMTTGFVVDSAAAIKAGPELRFRDNYFTLNGRPMFLFGTDAYSYAYKSSYSNPLTWATDMQACVDIGLNLYENLNHVRPNWEMTEDDWRDFRAMGQLSQRQGLVYMPGMLIGHNVAVGDEMLARQIALCAQYAERFRDLPGLLYYINGDYQMMLGQHPKEVEILWNRWLKDRYETTDKLRAAWAPTPVNAELGSLAFWPPDGGKWNDTAIVDRMRFQNWLTRRWNESHVAAIRKHDNGHPITSEYYQIPFAGMDLIQTIDGQDVSNFGFFSTPGKDIDILPLKIRFNDLRVRGKGVALGEYGVKTHPAWTVENGATDYHIVRSEEEQIRLFMAVAHYALGMGAGKVQNWCLQDAQDSVFPWGLFYPNRLIPKDVAYVHRNQSLIWRHFAPRYVPSRLTVCIPNNLRLGNFEAIGRDVADRTFETLLGLHYDFNVIDDHHLADVPDDTKAIIYPSPFSLGDETYQQLLTLARRGVHILVTGDISYDENRKRTRTQRLKELAGVEFVGEEYPNIERPMEASMDTTSTKPNDLADALYPCIRVRPSAAQVLQARADGTPLLVRHNDVFLCLDPLELGGDAAAAEPRRHVYSLFLETTSAKPLPIEPNEPWLHVMAQPTAKGTVHVVYNRRTDPGHQEVTVHTAAGHVRLNTKNGWPALAAVTDEGKVVAVNAFGEASIGDEPLLRGMGMKALLSLDGQDLRQSQAILVTPFQPGTLMMSSSTTADDTASVHVLDFSGGQWREHENLSIDSRNAMVEIDSDRATCVLVLDRGSDGRWREHLTQAMLRPASIDGY